One stretch of Robbsia betulipollinis DNA includes these proteins:
- the lpxK gene encoding tetraacyldisaccharide 4'-kinase, translated as MRGRLEGWIGREWQRRGPLAWLLLPLAGVFGAIAAARRLGFRLGWLKSVSAGVPVVVVGNVTVGGTGKTPTVIALVEALREAGHTPGVISRGYGGRAGAGQPLAVDTRTDARDAGDEPTLIARRTGIPVYVCRDRVAAAAALRRDHPQVDVLVSDDGLQHYRLARDVEIVVFDQRLGGNGFLLPAGPLREPLRRRRDATLINDPFGAPLPPWHETSRLRLEPDAAWRVDAPAERRELASFAPQRVLAAAGIGAPERFFAMLRAHGIRPFTRAFPDHHHFAHNPFAAEPADAILVTEKDAVKCGGWHDGRLWAVPVRGVLDPRLIALVVEKVRGRSPA; from the coding sequence ATGCGGGGCCGTCTGGAAGGCTGGATCGGCCGCGAGTGGCAGCGGCGCGGCCCCCTCGCCTGGCTGCTGCTGCCGCTGGCGGGCGTCTTCGGGGCGATTGCCGCGGCGCGACGGCTCGGATTTCGCCTGGGCTGGCTGAAAAGCGTGTCGGCGGGCGTGCCGGTGGTGGTGGTCGGCAATGTGACCGTAGGCGGCACCGGCAAGACGCCGACCGTGATCGCGCTGGTGGAAGCGCTACGGGAAGCGGGCCATACGCCCGGCGTCATCTCGCGCGGCTACGGCGGCCGCGCGGGCGCGGGCCAGCCCCTCGCGGTGGACACCCGCACCGATGCACGGGACGCGGGCGACGAACCCACGCTGATCGCGCGCCGCACCGGCATCCCGGTCTATGTCTGCCGGGACCGCGTCGCCGCCGCGGCCGCGCTGCGGCGCGATCATCCGCAGGTCGATGTGCTCGTCAGCGACGACGGCCTGCAGCATTACCGGCTCGCGCGCGACGTCGAAATCGTCGTCTTCGATCAGCGGCTGGGCGGCAACGGCTTCCTGTTGCCGGCGGGGCCGCTGCGCGAGCCCTTGCGCCGGCGCCGGGACGCAACCCTGATCAACGATCCGTTCGGCGCCCCGCTCCCGCCGTGGCACGAGACCTCGCGTTTGCGGCTCGAACCCGACGCCGCCTGGCGGGTCGACGCGCCCGCCGAGCGGCGCGAATTGGCGAGCTTCGCGCCGCAGCGGGTGCTCGCGGCGGCCGGCATCGGCGCGCCGGAACGGTTTTTCGCGATGCTGCGGGCGCACGGCATCCGCCCGTTCACCCGCGCTTTTCCGGATCACCATCATTTCGCGCACAACCCTTTCGCGGCGGAGCCGGCGGATGCGATCCTGGTGACCGAAAAGGATGCGGTAAAATGCGGCGGTTGGCACGATGGCCGCTTGTGGGCCGTCCCCGTCCGGGGGGTGCTCGACCCCCGTCTGATAGCGCTTGTTGTGGAGAAGGTCCGTGGACGCTCGCCTGCTTGA
- a CDS encoding Trm112 family protein: protein MDARLLEILVCPLCKGALKYDRAAQELVCAVDKIAYPIQDGIPVMLADEARTTVDGRRVDPEGIPAPLSTPSAPL from the coding sequence GTGGACGCTCGCCTGCTTGAAATCCTGGTATGCCCTTTGTGCAAGGGTGCCCTGAAATATGACCGTGCCGCGCAGGAACTGGTGTGTGCGGTCGACAAAATCGCCTATCCGATCCAGGACGGCATTCCGGTGATGCTCGCCGACGAAGCCCGTACGACCGTCGATGGCCGCCGCGTGGATCCGGAAGGCATCCCCGCTCCGCTCAGCACGCCCAGCGCTCCGCTGTGA
- the kdsB gene encoding 3-deoxy-manno-octulosonate cytidylyltransferase, producing MTRAAVESSTPPFVAVVPARLGSTRLPNKPLADIGGRPMVVHVAERARRSGAVQVIVATDSPQVRDAVAAHDFDVLLTRADHPSGTDRLAEVASRLGWPDDTIVVNVQGDEPLIDPALIGDVARHLADHPDCAIATAAHPVATRAEIFDPNAVKVVIDARGVALYFSRAPIPWFRDDYAPPGVAAAASDGRIGAAAAAAAAAAAAAAAAAGAPGLVYRHIGIYAYRAGFLRRYPSLSASPLERAESLEQLRAIWHGERIAVKITESAPPPGVDTPEDLARARAAFAASGESTVA from the coding sequence GTGACACGCGCCGCGGTGGAGAGCAGCACGCCGCCGTTCGTCGCCGTGGTGCCGGCGCGGCTGGGTTCGACCCGCCTGCCGAACAAGCCGCTTGCCGATATCGGCGGGCGGCCGATGGTGGTGCACGTCGCCGAGCGGGCCCGACGCTCGGGCGCGGTCCAGGTCATCGTCGCCACGGATTCGCCGCAGGTCCGCGACGCCGTTGCCGCGCACGATTTCGACGTGCTGCTGACGCGTGCGGACCATCCGTCGGGAACCGACCGGCTCGCGGAAGTGGCCAGCCGGCTCGGCTGGCCCGACGACACGATCGTCGTCAATGTCCAGGGCGACGAACCCCTGATCGACCCGGCCCTGATCGGCGACGTCGCACGCCACCTCGCCGACCATCCCGACTGCGCGATCGCCACCGCCGCGCACCCGGTGGCCACGCGCGCCGAGATCTTCGATCCGAACGCGGTCAAGGTGGTGATCGACGCGCGCGGCGTCGCGCTCTATTTCTCCCGCGCGCCGATTCCCTGGTTCCGGGACGATTACGCCCCGCCCGGCGTTGCCGCGGCCGCGTCCGATGGTCGCATCGGCGCCGCCGCCGCCGCCGCCGCCGCCGCCGCCGCCGCCGCCGCCGCCGCCGCTGGTGCGCCGGGCCTCGTATACCGGCATATCGGAATTTACGCGTACCGGGCCGGCTTCCTGCGCCGCTACCCGAGCCTGTCGGCCTCGCCGCTGGAGCGCGCGGAGTCTCTGGAGCAACTGCGCGCCATCTGGCATGGCGAGCGCATCGCCGTGAAAATCACCGAATCCGCACCGCCTCCGGGCGTCGATACGCCCGAGGATCTGGCACGCGCCCGCGCCGCTTTCGCCGCGAGCGGCGAATCAACCGTGGCATAA
- the adk gene encoding adenylate kinase — MRLILLGAPGAGKGTQATFIKEQYGIPQISTGDMLRAAVKAGTPLGLEAKRFMDAGELVTDELIIGLVKERLKEADCANGYLFDGFPRTIPQAEALRSSGVLIDHVLEIDVPFDAIIQRISGRRVHAASGRTYHIAYQPPKVEGLDDETGEALIQRTDDHEETVRKRLDVYNAQTRPLVDYYQQWAQSGKGDTMPAPAYRCISGEGSVDEIRSRVVTALQD, encoded by the coding sequence ATGCGTTTGATCCTGCTAGGCGCGCCCGGCGCGGGCAAAGGTACCCAGGCTACCTTCATCAAGGAACAGTACGGCATTCCCCAGATCTCCACGGGCGACATGCTGCGCGCGGCAGTGAAAGCCGGCACACCGCTCGGCCTGGAGGCCAAGCGCTTCATGGACGCCGGCGAACTGGTAACGGATGAATTGATCATCGGTCTGGTCAAGGAGCGGCTGAAGGAAGCGGATTGTGCGAACGGTTATCTGTTCGACGGCTTCCCGCGCACCATCCCGCAGGCCGAAGCCCTGCGCAGCAGCGGCGTGCTGATCGACCATGTACTGGAGATCGACGTGCCCTTCGACGCCATCATCCAGCGCATCAGCGGGCGGCGCGTGCATGCCGCGTCGGGACGCACCTATCACATCGCGTATCAGCCGCCGAAGGTCGAGGGCCTCGACGACGAGACCGGCGAAGCGCTGATCCAGCGCACCGACGATCATGAGGAAACGGTCCGCAAGCGCCTCGATGTCTACAACGCGCAGACCCGCCCGCTGGTCGACTACTATCAGCAGTGGGCGCAGTCGGGCAAGGGCGATACCATGCCGGCGCCGGCGTACCGCTGCATCTCGGGCGAGGGTTCGGTCGACGAAATCCGCAGCCGCGTGGTCACGGCGCTGCAGGACTGA
- a CDS encoding SirB1 family protein, with translation MLDYFAALVAEDEGLPLTEAALSLAQDAYPDLDMQGTLAEIDALVDRLKKRLAKDAGLAQKLPLLNRFFFRELGFAGNQNDFYDPDNSHLNVVLRKRRGIPISLAVLYLEMAQQLQLPAGGVSFPGHFMLRVTLPAGEVMLDPMSGESLSEAQLMDRLDPYLSRRGEPIGGALRALLQPATAREILARMLRNLKSIYLQTERWQRLLAVQQRLAILLPQDIEERRDRGLAFARLDYLRPAIEDLQAYLGECPAAEDATVIESQLVDLRRRVQQASEGPR, from the coding sequence ATGCTGGACTATTTCGCGGCGCTGGTCGCCGAGGACGAGGGGCTGCCGCTGACGGAAGCGGCGTTGTCGCTGGCGCAGGACGCGTATCCGGATCTGGACATGCAGGGCACGCTCGCGGAAATCGACGCGCTGGTCGACCGTTTGAAGAAACGCCTGGCCAAGGATGCGGGCCTCGCGCAGAAACTGCCGTTGCTGAACCGCTTCTTCTTCCGCGAACTGGGATTTGCCGGAAACCAGAACGATTTCTACGATCCGGACAACAGCCACCTCAATGTGGTGCTGCGCAAGCGGCGCGGGATTCCGATCTCGCTCGCGGTACTTTATCTGGAAATGGCGCAGCAACTGCAACTGCCGGCGGGCGGCGTCTCGTTTCCCGGGCACTTCATGCTGCGGGTGACGTTGCCGGCCGGCGAGGTGATGCTCGACCCGATGAGCGGCGAATCGCTCTCCGAGGCGCAGTTGATGGACCGGCTCGATCCGTATCTGTCGCGGCGGGGCGAGCCGATCGGTGGCGCCTTGCGCGCGCTGTTGCAGCCGGCGACCGCGCGCGAGATTCTGGCGCGCATGCTGCGCAATCTGAAAAGCATCTATCTGCAAACCGAACGCTGGCAACGGCTGCTCGCCGTCCAGCAGCGGCTGGCGATCCTGCTGCCCCAGGATATCGAGGAGCGGCGCGACCGCGGCCTGGCGTTCGCGCGCCTGGACTATCTGCGGCCCGCGATCGAGGATTTGCAGGCCTATCTGGGCGAGTGCCCGGCCGCGGAGGATGCGACCGTCATCGAATCGCAACTGGTGGACCTGCGCCGCCGCGTGCAGCAGGCCAGCGAGGGGCCCCGTTGA
- the murJ gene encoding murein biosynthesis integral membrane protein MurJ — protein sequence MNLLKALLTVSGFTLLSRITGLARETLIARAFGASIYTDAFNVAFRIPNLLRRLSAEGAFSQAFVPILAEFKNQKGHDATKALVDATATVLAWVLVLLSIAGILGSTWVVYAVATGLRHEGQAFPVAVHMTRIMFPYITLISLTSLAAGVLNTYRNFSVPAFAPLLLNVSFIVAALFVGPHLQTPIYALALAVVVGGFLQLAVQIPALMKIGMVPRIGFNPFAALRHRGVKRVLVKMVPATFAVSVAQLSLIINTNIASRLAAGSVSWLSYADRLMEFPTALLGVALGTILLPSLSKAHSDSDPGEYSSLLDWGLRLTFLLAAPSAVALFVYATPLTATLFNYGHFVGHDVLMVAHALTAYGVGLLGLILIKILAPGFYAKQDIKTPVKIAVGVMIATQLCNYAFVPLFAHAGLALSIGVGASLNAALLFIGLRLRGLYQPSPGWGKFFIQLLGACLVLAGVMLWFAQTFDWIALGRTPLLRIALLGASLVVCAALYFVMLMTMGFKYSYFRRRVT from the coding sequence ATGAATCTACTCAAAGCCCTTCTCACGGTCAGCGGTTTCACCCTGCTGTCCCGCATCACCGGACTCGCGCGCGAAACCCTGATCGCCAGGGCGTTCGGCGCCAGCATCTATACCGACGCCTTCAACGTCGCGTTCCGGATTCCCAACCTGCTGCGGCGGCTGTCGGCCGAGGGCGCGTTCTCGCAGGCCTTCGTGCCGATCCTCGCCGAATTCAAGAACCAGAAAGGGCACGATGCGACCAAGGCGCTGGTCGACGCCACCGCGACGGTGCTCGCCTGGGTGCTGGTGCTGCTCTCGATCGCCGGCATCCTCGGTTCGACCTGGGTCGTGTACGCGGTGGCAACCGGCCTGCGGCACGAGGGCCAGGCCTTTCCGGTGGCGGTGCACATGACCCGCATCATGTTCCCGTACATCACGCTGATCTCGCTCACCTCGCTGGCCGCGGGCGTGCTCAATACGTATAGAAACTTTTCGGTGCCGGCGTTCGCGCCGCTGCTGCTCAACGTCAGTTTCATCGTCGCGGCCCTGTTCGTCGGGCCGCATCTGCAAACGCCCATCTATGCGCTGGCGCTGGCGGTGGTGGTGGGCGGTTTCCTGCAACTCGCGGTACAGATTCCGGCCCTGATGAAGATCGGCATGGTGCCGCGCATCGGCTTCAACCCCTTCGCCGCGCTGCGGCATCGCGGCGTCAAGCGCGTGCTGGTCAAGATGGTGCCGGCGACTTTCGCCGTCTCGGTCGCGCAGCTCAGCCTGATCATCAATACCAATATCGCTTCGCGGCTGGCGGCGGGAAGCGTTTCCTGGTTGTCGTATGCGGACCGCCTGATGGAATTCCCGACCGCGCTGCTGGGCGTCGCGCTCGGCACGATCCTGTTACCCAGTCTGTCGAAGGCGCATTCCGACAGCGACCCCGGCGAATATTCCTCGCTGCTCGACTGGGGCCTGCGGCTCACCTTCCTGCTCGCCGCGCCCAGCGCCGTCGCGCTGTTCGTCTACGCCACGCCGCTGACGGCCACGCTCTTCAATTACGGGCACTTCGTCGGGCACGACGTCCTCATGGTCGCGCATGCGCTGACCGCATACGGCGTGGGGCTGCTCGGCCTGATCCTGATCAAGATCCTGGCGCCGGGCTTCTACGCGAAGCAGGACATCAAGACGCCGGTGAAGATCGCGGTGGGCGTGATGATCGCGACGCAGTTGTGCAACTACGCGTTCGTGCCGCTCTTCGCGCATGCCGGTCTGGCCTTGTCGATCGGCGTGGGGGCCAGCCTGAACGCGGCCCTGCTGTTCATCGGGCTGCGCCTGCGCGGCCTGTACCAGCCGTCCCCGGGATGGGGCAAGTTCTTCATCCAGTTGCTGGGGGCATGTCTGGTGCTCGCCGGCGTGATGCTGTGGTTCGCGCAGACCTTCGACTGGATCGCGCTGGGCCGGACGCCGCTGCTGCGCATCGCGCTGCTGGGCGCCAGCCTGGTGGTCTGCGCCGCGCTGTATTTTGTCATGCTGATGACGATGGGCTTCAAATACAGCTACTTCCGACGGAGAGTGACGTGA
- the rpsT gene encoding 30S ribosomal protein S20, which translates to MANTAQAIKRARQSKQRNALRSAQRSQARTSVKNVVKAITAGDLAKATDAFKLSAKTLDTMADKRVIHKNKAARLKSRLAARLKKHATEGQAAAQA; encoded by the coding sequence ATGGCCAATACTGCCCAAGCTATCAAACGCGCTCGTCAAAGCAAGCAACGCAATGCCCTGCGCTCCGCGCAGCGCTCGCAGGCGCGCACCTCCGTCAAGAACGTCGTCAAGGCCATCACGGCGGGCGACCTGGCGAAGGCCACCGACGCGTTCAAGCTGTCGGCGAAGACGCTCGACACGATGGCGGACAAGCGCGTGATCCACAAGAACAAGGCCGCGCGCCTGAAGAGCCGTCTGGCCGCACGCCTGAAGAAGCACGCAACCGAAGGTCAGGCCGCCGCACAGGCCTGA
- a CDS encoding DUF3579 domain-containing protein gives MSESPAREYFIQGITSDGKTFRPSDWSERLAGVMSSFGPGASGPNARLKYSLYVRPIMLGDVKCVVVDERLQESQKMAFDFVMNFAKDNDLVVTEGCLIFEDRPRP, from the coding sequence ATGTCCGAAAGTCCAGCGCGCGAATATTTCATTCAGGGCATCACGTCGGACGGCAAGACCTTTCGTCCGAGTGACTGGTCCGAGCGGCTGGCGGGTGTGATGTCCTCTTTCGGTCCGGGTGCATCGGGCCCCAACGCGCGGCTTAAATATTCGCTCTACGTACGGCCGATCATGCTGGGCGACGTCAAGTGCGTCGTCGTCGACGAGCGTCTGCAGGAATCCCAGAAAATGGCGTTCGATTTCGTGATGAACTTCGCGAAGGACAACGATCTGGTGGTGACCGAGGGATGTCTGATCTTCGAGGATCGGCCCCGGCCCTGA
- the argF gene encoding ornithine carbamoyltransferase: MTEKTIRHYLRFEDLTLDEYDYLLERTRILKQKFKRYETYHPLHDRTLAMIFEKNSTRTRLSFEAGIHQLGGHAVFLNTRDTQLGRGEPIEDAAQVISRMVDVIMIRTFGQEIIERFAAHSRVPVINGLTNEYHPCQVLADIFTFHELRSSIQGKTVAWIGDANNMAYTWIEAARILGFTLRVSTPPGYRLDPALVSDAQAGCLEVVDDPLEACRGAHLVTTDVWTSMGFEAENEARKQAFSDWCVDADMMAVAAPDALFMHCLPAHRGEEVSAEVIDGPQSVVWDEAENRLHVQKALMEFLLLGRLSH, from the coding sequence ATGACCGAAAAGACCATTCGCCACTACCTTCGCTTCGAGGATCTGACGCTCGACGAGTACGACTATCTGCTCGAACGCACGCGCATCCTCAAGCAGAAGTTCAAGCGGTACGAAACGTACCACCCGCTGCACGATCGCACGCTGGCGATGATCTTCGAAAAGAATTCGACGCGCACGCGCCTGTCGTTCGAGGCCGGCATACACCAGCTCGGCGGGCACGCGGTTTTCCTGAACACGCGCGACACGCAGTTGGGCCGGGGTGAACCCATCGAGGACGCGGCGCAGGTGATCTCGCGCATGGTCGACGTGATCATGATCCGCACGTTCGGCCAGGAAATCATCGAGCGCTTCGCCGCCCATTCCCGGGTGCCGGTGATCAACGGCCTGACCAACGAATACCACCCGTGCCAGGTATTGGCCGACATCTTCACATTCCATGAGTTGCGCTCGTCGATCCAGGGCAAGACGGTGGCGTGGATCGGCGACGCGAACAACATGGCCTATACGTGGATCGAGGCGGCCCGCATCCTCGGCTTCACGCTGCGCGTCTCCACCCCGCCCGGCTACCGGCTCGACCCGGCGCTCGTCTCGGACGCGCAGGCGGGCTGCCTCGAAGTGGTCGACGACCCCCTCGAGGCCTGCCGCGGCGCGCATCTGGTGACCACCGACGTCTGGACCAGCATGGGCTTCGAGGCGGAGAACGAGGCACGCAAGCAGGCCTTCTCCGACTGGTGCGTCGATGCCGACATGATGGCGGTGGCGGCGCCCGACGCGCTGTTCATGCATTGCCTGCCCGCGCACCGTGGCGAGGAAGTGAGCGCCGAGGTGATCGACGGTCCGCAAAGCGTCGTCTGGGACGAGGCGGAAAACCGTCTGCACGTGCAGAAGGCATTGATGGAATTCCTGCTGCTCGGGCGCCTCAGTCACTGA
- a CDS encoding argininosuccinate synthase: MSDIKKVVLAYSGGLDTSVILKWLQDNYDAEVVTFTADIGQGEELEPARKKAIQLGIKPENIYIDDLREEFVRDFVFPMFRANAIYEGEYLLGTSIARPLIAKRQIEIARQTGAQAVSHGATGKGNDQVRFELGYYGLEPGIKVIAPWREWDLLSREKLLTYAEQAGIPIEMKHKQGGAPYSMDANLLHISFEGRHLEDPKAEAEADMWRWTVAPEDAPDTPEYLDIEYAHGDPIAVNGKALSPAELLTELNRVGGKHGIGRLDLVENRYVGMKSRGCYETPGGTILLKAHRGIESITLDREVAHLKDDLLARYAALIYNGYWWSPERLALQVLIDHTQARVNGWVRVKLYKGSVSVVARDSKDTLFDKNIATFDDDGGAYDQADAGGFIKLNALRMRIAENARRQRGG; the protein is encoded by the coding sequence ATGAGCGATATCAAGAAAGTCGTGCTTGCCTATTCGGGCGGCCTCGATACCTCCGTCATCCTGAAGTGGTTGCAGGACAATTACGATGCGGAAGTGGTGACCTTCACCGCCGACATCGGCCAGGGCGAGGAACTGGAACCGGCCCGTAAAAAGGCCATCCAGCTGGGCATCAAGCCGGAAAACATCTACATCGACGACCTGCGCGAGGAGTTCGTGCGCGACTTCGTGTTTCCGATGTTCCGCGCGAACGCGATCTATGAAGGCGAATACCTGCTGGGCACGTCGATCGCCCGGCCGCTGATCGCCAAGCGCCAGATCGAGATCGCCCGCCAGACCGGCGCGCAGGCGGTATCGCACGGTGCGACCGGCAAGGGCAACGATCAGGTCCGTTTCGAACTCGGCTACTATGGCCTCGAACCGGGCATCAAGGTGATCGCGCCATGGCGCGAGTGGGACCTGCTGTCGCGCGAGAAGCTGCTCACCTATGCGGAACAGGCCGGCATTCCCATCGAGATGAAGCACAAGCAGGGCGGCGCCCCGTATTCGATGGACGCGAACCTGCTGCACATTTCGTTCGAGGGCCGTCACCTCGAGGACCCGAAGGCGGAAGCCGAAGCCGACATGTGGCGCTGGACGGTCGCGCCGGAAGACGCGCCGGACACGCCCGAGTATCTCGACATCGAGTACGCGCACGGCGATCCGATCGCGGTGAACGGCAAGGCCCTGTCGCCGGCGGAATTGCTGACGGAATTGAACCGCGTCGGCGGCAAGCACGGCATCGGCCGTCTCGACCTCGTCGAGAACCGCTATGTCGGCATGAAGTCGCGCGGCTGCTATGAAACGCCCGGCGGCACGATCCTGCTGAAGGCGCACCGCGGCATCGAGTCGATCACGCTCGACCGCGAGGTCGCGCATCTGAAGGACGACCTGCTCGCGCGCTACGCGGCGCTGATCTATAACGGCTACTGGTGGAGCCCGGAGCGTCTGGCGCTGCAGGTCCTGATCGACCATACGCAGGCGCGCGTGAACGGCTGGGTCCGCGTCAAGCTGTACAAGGGCAGCGTGTCGGTGGTGGCGCGCGATTCGAAGGACACCCTGTTCGACAAGAACATCGCGACCTTCGACGACGACGGCGGCGCCTACGACCAGGCCGACGCGGGCGGCTTCATCAAGCTCAACGCGTTGCGCATGCGCATCGCCGAGAACGCGCGGCGCCAGCGCGGCGGCTGA
- the murB gene encoding UDP-N-acetylmuramate dehydrogenase, with protein sequence MSEIPAVASSSSPSCGAFPGSGDAAPFTANLALRAHNTFGFDVRARLGVVVRDAASLPVLLADPRVRGLRRFVLGGGSNIVFTGDFDGLILRMGIAGRRVVAREAHRVLIEAGAGENWHDFVAWTLDQGFPGLENLALIPGTVGASPVQNIGAYGLELADRFHALRAYDTETGTFQDFDAARCGFGYRDSVFKREGRDRYIITAVTFALPRPWRARDTYADIARQLARDGTHAGAGTAAPRQPPTPRAIFDAVVRVRRDKLPDPALTGNAGSFFKNPVVTAAHHALLREREPDLVAYPQADGAFKLAAGWMIDRCGWKGRALGAAAVHARQALVLVNPGTARGADVLALAQAIARDVERRFGVTLEMEPSIV encoded by the coding sequence ATGTCCGAAATTCCTGCCGTCGCGTCCTCTTCGTCGCCCTCGTGCGGCGCGTTTCCGGGTTCGGGCGACGCCGCGCCGTTCACCGCGAATCTGGCGCTGCGCGCGCACAATACCTTCGGTTTCGACGTTCGGGCGCGCCTGGGGGTGGTCGTGCGCGACGCGGCGTCACTGCCGGTCCTGCTGGCGGACCCCCGGGTGCGGGGCCTGCGCCGTTTCGTGCTCGGCGGTGGCAGCAACATCGTGTTCACGGGCGATTTCGACGGTCTGATCCTGCGCATGGGCATTGCCGGGCGCCGCGTCGTCGCGCGGGAGGCGCACCGGGTGCTGATCGAGGCAGGGGCGGGGGAGAACTGGCACGATTTCGTCGCCTGGACGCTCGACCAGGGCTTTCCCGGCCTGGAGAATCTCGCGCTGATCCCCGGCACCGTCGGTGCCTCGCCGGTGCAGAACATCGGCGCCTACGGGCTGGAACTGGCCGACCGCTTTCATGCGCTGCGGGCCTACGACACCGAGACGGGTACCTTCCAGGATTTCGACGCCGCGCGTTGCGGCTTCGGCTATCGCGACAGCGTGTTCAAGCGTGAAGGGCGGGACCGCTACATCATCACCGCCGTCACGTTCGCGCTGCCGCGCCCATGGCGCGCGCGCGATACCTATGCCGATATCGCCCGCCAGCTCGCCAGGGACGGCACCCATGCCGGCGCCGGCACGGCGGCTCCCCGCCAGCCGCCCACGCCGCGCGCGATCTTCGACGCGGTGGTGCGGGTGCGCCGCGACAAGCTGCCCGATCCGGCACTGACCGGCAACGCCGGCAGCTTCTTCAAGAACCCGGTGGTGACGGCCGCGCATCATGCCCTGCTGCGGGAACGGGAGCCCGACCTCGTCGCCTATCCCCAGGCGGATGGCGCGTTCAAGCTGGCGGCGGGCTGGATGATCGATCGATGCGGCTGGAAAGGGCGCGCGCTGGGCGCGGCGGCGGTGCACGCGCGCCAGGCGCTGGTCCTCGTCAACCCGGGCACGGCGCGCGGTGCCGATGTGCTCGCACTCGCGCAGGCGATCGCGCGGGACGTCGAGCGCCGTTTCGGGGTGACGCTGGAAATGGAACCGTCGATCGTCTGA
- a CDS encoding YajQ family cyclic di-GMP-binding protein encodes MPTFDVVCEANMIEVKNAVEQSNKEIATRFDFKGSDSRLEHKEQELTAHADDDFKLGQVKDVMLSKMAKRNVDVRFLEYGKVEKMGGDRVKQVITIKKGVAGDLAKKIVKTIKDSKIKVQASIQGDAVRVSGTKRDDLQATIALLRKEIVDTPLDFNNFRD; translated from the coding sequence ATGCCAACGTTCGACGTCGTATGTGAAGCGAACATGATCGAAGTAAAGAACGCGGTCGAGCAGTCCAACAAGGAAATCGCGACGCGCTTCGATTTCAAGGGGTCGGATTCCCGCCTCGAACACAAGGAACAGGAACTGACGGCCCACGCGGACGACGACTTCAAGCTCGGTCAGGTGAAGGACGTGATGCTGTCGAAAATGGCCAAGCGCAATGTCGACGTGCGTTTCCTCGAATACGGCAAGGTCGAGAAGATGGGCGGCGACCGTGTCAAGCAGGTGATCACGATCAAGAAAGGCGTGGCGGGCGATCTCGCCAAGAAGATCGTCAAGACGATCAAGGACAGCAAGATCAAGGTTCAGGCCAGCATCCAGGGCGACGCGGTGCGGGTCTCCGGCACCAAACGCGACGATCTGCAAGCGACGATCGCCCTGCTGCGCAAGGAAATCGTCGACACGCCGCTGGATTTCAACAACTTCCGCGATTGA
- the plsY gene encoding glycerol-3-phosphate 1-O-acyltransferase PlsY: protein MTHLLVVVLSYLIGSISFAVVVSAAMGLSDPRSYGSGNPGATNVLRSGNKQAAVLTLLGDAFKGWFAVWLVKVLASRYGLDATDVALAGFAVFVGHLWPVFFRFQGGKGVATAAGVLLAFAPWLGLATLATWLLVAFVFRYSSLAALAAAVCAPVFAVLLFGPERIALAVTGMSLLLIWRHKKNIGNLIAGRESRLGAKKTPTRS from the coding sequence ATGACCCACCTGCTTGTCGTTGTGCTGTCTTACCTGATCGGCTCGATTTCGTTCGCGGTGGTGGTCAGCGCGGCGATGGGTCTGTCGGACCCGCGCAGCTACGGTTCCGGCAACCCGGGCGCGACCAATGTATTGCGCAGCGGCAACAAGCAGGCGGCGGTCCTGACGCTGCTGGGCGATGCCTTCAAGGGCTGGTTCGCCGTGTGGCTGGTCAAGGTACTGGCGTCGCGCTACGGGCTCGACGCCACCGATGTCGCGCTGGCGGGGTTCGCGGTGTTCGTCGGCCATCTCTGGCCGGTGTTTTTCCGCTTCCAGGGCGGCAAGGGCGTGGCGACCGCCGCCGGTGTGCTGCTCGCCTTCGCCCCCTGGCTCGGGCTGGCGACGCTGGCGACCTGGCTGCTGGTCGCCTTCGTCTTCCGCTATTCCTCGCTGGCCGCGCTGGCCGCCGCCGTCTGCGCGCCGGTCTTCGCGGTGCTGCTGTTCGGCCCGGAGCGCATCGCGCTCGCCGTCACCGGCATGAGCCTGCTGCTGATCTGGCGCCACAAGAAAAACATCGGCAACCTGATCGCGGGCCGCGAAAGCCGCCTGGGCGCGAAGAAGACACCCACCCGGTCCTGA